ACCCTTTCGTCTAACAACTATTTTCTGCTTGTGTCACCGACCATGGCATTCAAAAAGATATCCGAGACATAATCACATGGCTTCTTCGACTGAGGACTGTAAAAAGGAAATACTGCAAACATGGAAAAACAGTACATactttttactcttttttttttgttccccGGTTTTAATTCAACCGATTTGCATCCCGATTTTACATAGCCAGGATAATAACAATGCCTGCACGTGCCACATTCATCACTAAAAATAGGAAGCTGGCACGTGCAAAGCTTTCATTAAGATTACAAAGAATCACAGGGAGTACGatgttaaaagaaaaaaagaaaaaggaaaaaaaaaaaataaggtaTACACGAGATCCGAATTCAAGCTAGAATGTCCCGAAAGACATGCCTTCTTCATCCTTCAAGTAGTTCTCAATCTGATCCAGAGCCTGCAGAGATGCATTCTCTAGTTAGTCGTTGGACCAATATAGTGCCTTTGTTTTAACCAGAGGACAGATAGGGGGAGAGAGGAACCTCAATTGCTATGGCAGTTGGTGTGAGAGTAGACACGTCCCTGTAACCAAGCTTGACAGCAATATCTGCGAGGTCGAGATGTCTAAACATCAGCTCACATACAATGAACGACCATGGTAAGAATTACGAACAAATAATGATAAAGAAGATTCTTCCAATTCTCTAACACTTTTTAATTCTTGGAAAGTagagaaaatagaagaatGTGCTTAATGCCACTTCGGAACTAAAGAGACCCCAAGCAAGAGAATATAAACCTATTGGCATTCACTTTCAACAAAATTGAAAGTAGAAACTTACTTTCCAAGGAAACCCGAGCATTGGCATTTGCATATGCTTCACTTCTCTCTTCAAAAAGGTTAGATAGTCGCTTGTATGTCTGCAAGAATGTCCGTAAGTCTCAGCCAATAGAAAAACAGAGATGAATTATAACTAAAGACTCTGGAAAAGTGCAGAAGAGAACATACATTTCTGTAGGCATCACTGGAATCGCTATGCAAAAGGGGACGAGATTTAGTTCCCACAGCAGAAATTCTCTGCGCCAATGCTTCTAATGGGACATCCAACCAGACACTAATTCCATTCTGCATGTGTTTCCTGCATGAGACAAAAGGAACACATGAATAAATTGTCGAAAAAGATGATTATGGAGCCAAAAGACATTGTTCTTTCCCCCCAGTTTTTTAAAGAGGAAAAGCTATTTGTTAACGGGAAGTACCAATTGATTGGCCGCATGACTGCGCCACCGCCAGTAGAGACAACGATTCGGTGCATTATCGAAAGCTTCCGCAATATTTCAGTCTGCAAAACTATTATGATATAATCAGTAATTTGAGATGAAATGGGatgcttcttttcttggtttaGATTTTATCTTGTTTCAACTATCCTGTCATAACAAATTCTACGAACCTCCTTGTCCCTGAAGAAGCCTTCTCCATAAAGCTGGAAGATATCAGACACAGGAGTTCCATTTACTTCCTCTTCTATCAATGAGTCACTGAATCACCAGATATGAAAACAGAGACATTAGTCATCCGAGAAATCAATAATTGAAAATCAACAAGACAATCAAATTTATTTGCTCCCGAATTAGTTTATATAGGCCGTTTTTCTTGTTGTCATGCACCCAATTGGCTTTAAATGCTACATGGAACTATATGACTGAGAACAAGAGTCAAACCTGTCGCAGAAAGAGTATCCGAGCACTTGCGATAGGACCTTGCCCACCGTAGTTTTTCCGGAGCCCATCATACCTGCAGTTTCATCTTGTGGGTGAGAATAAATACTCTACAGAAACGTGATGGATACTGAAGGTTCAGGAGATAGAAACTAACCAACAAGATATATACAGCGCCCACTTAAATATGGTTCAATCTCTTGAGATTTATTCTGCAATTTTTCAGACATTTAGTTAGATACATACAGCAATATGATCTAGATGACCTAAATTCACCAAACTGATAGTAAAAACTTTCATAGCCTTAATCAGAATCAGCGTCTATTAATAAGCAAGATGGGCCGCGAAAGCCAGCAACCAAAAGACTAAAAAACTGAGGAAAATGATCTCATACCTTCAGAATTACAGATTCATCATAGGGACCATTAATACTTTCGGATTCCAATATTGAAGCTGCAAAAATGATATTGAAAAAGAACTGTCAAGGGCTGCCAGATGTCATATCAACTCGTCATTCAGATAAATCAAGACAATTTTGCAAACTAAAGAGCCCGCGACAAAATTCAGAAAAGGGCTCAAATCGCTCATAGAGAACATCTCcaattttctgttttcattattcaaggaaagggaaaagaagCCGAAAAAGGGAAAACTGGAAAACCTTTACACGACAAAGCAGCCACCAAATTCAATACAACGACCCAAAATCATAATCAAGATAAGGCAATAAACGAAGAGAAGTCCATTCAAGTACCTGGGAAATTCTTGTAAGAATTATAAGAGGCCTCCAGAGCACTTGCCCTTTGCTTATTAGAGACTCTAGCTGGCTGCAGACGGGCAGATATCAGCACCTGAACCCTTTGCTGGCCCCTTGCTCTATGAGGATCAAACCGAAGCGAACCACTCGGTTTCCTCCCGATCTTGTCCATCTCGATCCACATCGAGATTTGCGGCCTCTGTACGACCTTCACCTCCATCGTTTGTTCCGGGAGAGCTCACTTTCGCCTCCAAATTGGATCAATAAATTCGTACTGGGGAGACTAGATTCACAACAATAAGATGGGTGGCTTCTGCAATTGAGATGAAACAAATTGGCCTTTTACTCCCTCGCCCAATTGGCATAAACAAATGAATAGATGACCAAATCTATGGAATAGGCAGCAAATACTCATGGAATGTCCAGATTTTCTTATGAGAATGCTTTATAAATGCATATCAACTATTAACCTACCATAGGGAAAATTTCCCCATGGATTCAGAGCAACTAGAAAACGGAAGACTTCCCCATCCAGAAACCAAAAAGCTACAGCAAGCAATGTTTGAGGCAAAAGCCCTTTCATGAAACCCCAAAAGAGGAACACGCATGACAGATTCAGCACACTACATTGCCTCTCCAAAGGAGCTTAAAGCACAGATTTTGGGGTAAATGTTGAAAACCCGAATTTCtgcaaaaaaaattctatctTTCGTAGAACCCAGAAAGGATTAATCAAGGAATCATTACCCTCTTATGCACCCCATACGaaaattttcgaaaaaatCAAATCTTGGAAGCTCACATTTAACGAAGCTTTCACCAGCTCACAACCAATGGGAAAGAAGCAAGAGCTGCATACTCACGTGAAATTGACGGCAGAATCGATATACCGGGGCGGGCAATGAATTGTTCCTGAAGAAATGGAATTGCAGAGGCACGCGAAGCTCTTATATCGCTGTCTGCGGTCTCTTTTTCTCAACGGGAGGGTATGATATGAGGGAAGGGTTGGTTTTGATGCTGAAGCcatttataaaaaagaagTGGCAGTCAGATGTTACTGTGCGAGCGCGAACGGAGAAAGAACGGGGGATTCTGCGTACTTCGGTTAATTGCATTTCGACCCTAAACTTCTATGTATTTCACAATTTCCCTAAGAGTCTTAGATCTTCCTTCCATGGCCCACAGGCAACAGGGGATACTGCGTAGTTCGGTTAATTTCATTTCGACCCTAAACTTCTATATCTTTCAAAACAACCCCAAGAGTCTTATATCTTCCTTCCCTGGCCCACGGAGAGCATCGAAAAAACATCCTTCGCAGTCTAACAAGCCCGCCTTACTTCGCCGAGGCTCATACTCACTGAGCTTATGCGCTATAGGTCGCAACCAATGAACCTACAATCTCTAGCATCGATTCATGGAACCGGCCCTGATCGGTGAACCGAGTTTCCTACTATTCATAGCTGTTATTTCAACCGTCTACGTGTTCAGCCCACTCAACGAAGGACCGGGTTCATCACAAACGGATTCTCTAGATATGCACGGTGGAAACAAAGGGAGGGTTTTGAGGACCAATTTGACATTGACCC
The sequence above is drawn from the Punica granatum isolate Tunisia-2019 chromosome 5, ASM765513v2, whole genome shotgun sequence genome and encodes:
- the LOC116207676 gene encoding shikimate kinase, chloroplastic codes for the protein MEVKVVQRPQISMWIEMDKIGRKPSGSLRFDPHRARGQQRVQVLISARLQPARVSNKQRASALEASYNSYKNFPASILESESINGPYDESVILKNKSQEIEPYLSGRCIYLVGMMGSGKTTVGKVLSQVLGYSFCDSDSLIEEEVNGTPVSDIFQLYGEGFFRDKETEILRKLSIMHRIVVSTGGGAVMRPINWKHMQNGISVWLDVPLEALAQRISAVGTKSRPLLHSDSSDAYRNTYKRLSNLFEERSEAYANANARVSLENIAVKLGYRDVSTLTPTAIAIEALDQIENYLKDEEGMSFGTF